A genomic stretch from Taeniopygia guttata chromosome 9, bTaeGut7.mat, whole genome shotgun sequence includes:
- the SFT2D3 gene encoding vesicle transport protein SFT2C, whose translation MADLGRQLHEYLAQSKAAAATGPSAVPAPPAAGGSQEEAGDGGGLRAWLGALNPFPAGAPPGATVWPWAGEEDPWLRGLSRWQRLAGSGLCALLAALCFGLAGLCAPLLLLRARKFALLWSLGSLCALGAAALLRGPARLLREPGRGALLYLGALLGTLYAALGLRSTALTALGAAAQLGIAAAALLAALPGGAAGLRRLAALLRAALCGRGKALPL comes from the coding sequence ATGGCAGACCTGGGCCGGCAGCTCCACGAGTACCTCGCCCAGTCCAAGGCTGCTGCCGCCACCGGCCCCAGCGCGGTCCCCGCACCGCCGGCCGCCGGCGGCTCGCAGGAGGAGGCGGGGGACGGCGGCGGGCTGCGGGCCTGGCTGGGGGCGCTGAACCCGTTCCCGGCGGGCGCTCCCCCCGGCGCCACGGTGTGGCCTTGGGCGGGAGAGGAGGACCCGTGGCTGCGGGGGCTGTCGCGCTGGCAGCGGCTGGCGGGCAGCGGGCTGTGCGCGCTCCTGGCCGCGCTGTGCTTCGGGCTGGCCGGGCTGTGCgcgccgctgctgctgctgcgcgCCCGCAAGTTCGCGCTGCTCTGGTCGCTGGGCTCGCTGTGCGCGCTGGGCGCCGCCGCGCTGCTGCGCGGGCCCGCCCGGCTGCTGCGGGAGCCCGGCCGCGGGGCGCTGCTGTACCTCGGGGCGCTCCTCGGGACGCTGTACGCCGCGCTGGGGCTGCGCAGCACCGCGCTGACTGCGCTGGGAGCCGCCGCGCAGCTCGGCATCGCCGCCGCCGCGCTGCTGGCCGCGCTGCCCGGCGGTGCCGCCGGCCTGCGCCGCCTGGCCGCGCTGCTCCGCGCCGCGCTGTGCGGCCGGGGCAAGGCGCTGCCGCTGTGA
- the FBXL12 gene encoding F-box/LRR-repeat protein 12 isoform X2 encodes MAARPPLPDSVLLRVLALLPLRDRLRAARVCRRWRQLAQDRALWTHVDLSPHRISRRTLWQLLRRRLPAGLCTLRLRGASRFRRKQRLLSPALLAALRERCPQLHRLCLTETDLRRVPYHSMPASVTTLELSLCDIPDAWFCVSPSVPPPQVQHLAIHSIHTFSDDHLLDISSQSHLKTLSLCGTYRVTDTGIQAAAPHLEELERLTLRHCIIGDAAMVFIGRHMKQLRYLEISNAYFLTNRGLGAIVALERLETLCLDLYDLVSLGTVIALLQVLPRLNHLKLGGTCFEDELLDLQVTCQTGHEDP; translated from the exons ATggcggcgcggccgccgctgcccgACTCGGTGCTGCTGCGGGTCTtggcgctgctgccgctgcgGGACCGGCTGCGAGCGGCCAG GGTCTGCCGGCGGTGGCGGCAGCTGGCGCAGGACCGAGCGCTGTGGACACATGTGGATTTGAGCCCTCACCGG ATCAGCCGCCGCAcgctgtggcagctgctgcgccgccgcctccccgccgGCCTCTGCACGCTGCGGCTGCGGGGCGCGTCCCGCTTCCGCCGCAAGCAGCGGCTCCTCTCGCCGGCGCTGCTGGCCGCCCTTCGGGAGCGCTGCCCGCAGCTGCACCGCCTCTGCCTCACCGAGACCGACCTCCGCCGTGTCCCGTACCACAGCATGCCCGCCTCGGTCACCACGCTGGAGCTGAGCCTTTGCGACATCCCCGATGCCTGGTTCTGCGTTTCCCCTTCGGTGCCACCGCCACAGGTACAACACCTGGCTATCCACAGCATTCACACCTTTTCTGACGATCATCTTCTTGACATTTCCTCACAGAGCCACTTGAAGACGCTGAGCCTTTGTGGCACCTACCGTGTCACTGATACGGGGAtccaagcagcagctccacaccTGGAAGAGCTTGAACGCCTGACTCTGCGGCACTGCATCATCGGTGATGCTGCCATGGTGTTCATCGGGCGCCACATGAAGCAGCTGCGCTACCTGGAAATCAGCAATGCCTACTTCCTGACAAACAGGGGGCTGGGTGCTATTGTGGCACTGGAGCGCCTGGAGACCCTGTGCCTTGACCTCTATGATTTGGTCTCCCTTGGTACTGTTATCGCTCTGTTGCAAGTGCTGCCTCGCCTGAACCACCTCAAATTAGGTGGAACTTGCTTTGAAGATGAACTCCTCG ATCTTCAAGTCACTTGTCAGACTGGTCATGAGGATCCCTGA
- the FBXL12 gene encoding F-box/LRR-repeat protein 12 isoform X3, which translates to MAARPPLPDSVLLRVLALLPLRDRLRAARVCRRWRQLAQDRALWTHVDLSPHRISRRTLWQLLRRRLPAGLCTLRLRGASRFRRKQRLLSPALLAALRERCPQLHRLCLTETDLRRVPYHSMPASVTTLELSLCDIPDAWFCVSPSVPPPQSHLKTLSLCGTYRVTDTGIQAAAPHLEELERLTLRHCIIGDAAMVFIGRHMKQLRYLEISNAYFLTNRGLGAIVALERLETLCLDLYDLVSLGTVIALLQVLPRLNHLKLGGTCFEDELLGKIQENFPHCTISHRL; encoded by the exons ATggcggcgcggccgccgctgcccgACTCGGTGCTGCTGCGGGTCTtggcgctgctgccgctgcgGGACCGGCTGCGAGCGGCCAG GGTCTGCCGGCGGTGGCGGCAGCTGGCGCAGGACCGAGCGCTGTGGACACATGTGGATTTGAGCCCTCACCGG ATCAGCCGCCGCAcgctgtggcagctgctgcgccgccgcctccccgccgGCCTCTGCACGCTGCGGCTGCGGGGCGCGTCCCGCTTCCGCCGCAAGCAGCGGCTCCTCTCGCCGGCGCTGCTGGCCGCCCTTCGGGAGCGCTGCCCGCAGCTGCACCGCCTCTGCCTCACCGAGACCGACCTCCGCCGTGTCCCGTACCACAGCATGCCCGCCTCGGTCACCACGCTGGAGCTGAGCCTTTGCGACATCCCCGATGCCTGGTTCTGCGTTTCCCCTTCGGTGCCACCGCCACAG AGCCACTTGAAGACGCTGAGCCTTTGTGGCACCTACCGTGTCACTGATACGGGGAtccaagcagcagctccacaccTGGAAGAGCTTGAACGCCTGACTCTGCGGCACTGCATCATCGGTGATGCTGCCATGGTGTTCATCGGGCGCCACATGAAGCAGCTGCGCTACCTGGAAATCAGCAATGCCTACTTCCTGACAAACAGGGGGCTGGGTGCTATTGTGGCACTGGAGCGCCTGGAGACCCTGTGCCTTGACCTCTATGATTTGGTCTCCCTTGGTACTGTTATCGCTCTGTTGCAAGTGCTGCCTCGCCTGAACCACCTCAAATTAGGTGGAACTTGCTTTGAAGATGAACTCCTCGGTAAAATTCAGGAGAATTTTCCACATTGCACCATATCTCACAGGCTGTGA
- the FBXL12 gene encoding F-box/LRR-repeat protein 12 isoform X1: MAARPPLPDSVLLRVLALLPLRDRLRAARVCRRWRQLAQDRALWTHVDLSPHRISRRTLWQLLRRRLPAGLCTLRLRGASRFRRKQRLLSPALLAALRERCPQLHRLCLTETDLRRVPYHSMPASVTTLELSLCDIPDAWFCVSPSVPPPQVQHLAIHSIHTFSDDHLLDISSQSHLKTLSLCGTYRVTDTGIQAAAPHLEELERLTLRHCIIGDAAMVFIGRHMKQLRYLEISNAYFLTNRGLGAIVALERLETLCLDLYDLVSLGTVIALLQVLPRLNHLKLGGTCFEDELLGKIQENFPHCTISHRL, encoded by the exons ATggcggcgcggccgccgctgcccgACTCGGTGCTGCTGCGGGTCTtggcgctgctgccgctgcgGGACCGGCTGCGAGCGGCCAG GGTCTGCCGGCGGTGGCGGCAGCTGGCGCAGGACCGAGCGCTGTGGACACATGTGGATTTGAGCCCTCACCGG ATCAGCCGCCGCAcgctgtggcagctgctgcgccgccgcctccccgccgGCCTCTGCACGCTGCGGCTGCGGGGCGCGTCCCGCTTCCGCCGCAAGCAGCGGCTCCTCTCGCCGGCGCTGCTGGCCGCCCTTCGGGAGCGCTGCCCGCAGCTGCACCGCCTCTGCCTCACCGAGACCGACCTCCGCCGTGTCCCGTACCACAGCATGCCCGCCTCGGTCACCACGCTGGAGCTGAGCCTTTGCGACATCCCCGATGCCTGGTTCTGCGTTTCCCCTTCGGTGCCACCGCCACAGGTACAACACCTGGCTATCCACAGCATTCACACCTTTTCTGACGATCATCTTCTTGACATTTCCTCACAGAGCCACTTGAAGACGCTGAGCCTTTGTGGCACCTACCGTGTCACTGATACGGGGAtccaagcagcagctccacaccTGGAAGAGCTTGAACGCCTGACTCTGCGGCACTGCATCATCGGTGATGCTGCCATGGTGTTCATCGGGCGCCACATGAAGCAGCTGCGCTACCTGGAAATCAGCAATGCCTACTTCCTGACAAACAGGGGGCTGGGTGCTATTGTGGCACTGGAGCGCCTGGAGACCCTGTGCCTTGACCTCTATGATTTGGTCTCCCTTGGTACTGTTATCGCTCTGTTGCAAGTGCTGCCTCGCCTGAACCACCTCAAATTAGGTGGAACTTGCTTTGAAGATGAACTCCTCGGTAAAATTCAGGAGAATTTTCCACATTGCACCATATCTCACAGGCTGTGA